A DNA window from Pogona vitticeps strain Pit_001003342236 chromosome 2, PviZW2.1, whole genome shotgun sequence contains the following coding sequences:
- the LOC140704941 gene encoding uncharacterized protein LOC140704941, giving the protein MLFNIYMRPLAGVIRGCGASCHQYADDTQLYISFLPTAGDAVLSLQRCLGTVLEWMQENGLRLNPDKTEVLRVGAPVVGDLVGSLSFGGATLAPESGVRSLGIHLDPTLTMETQVASVVRSAFFHLWRIVRLRPYLDTGALTTLVHALVISRLDHCNALYVGLPLRLIRKLQMVQNAAAKLLTGGRKYHHISPILARLHWLSIRFRIDFKVLMLTYKALYGLGPRYLAERLHPPSSTRITRTSQEVRLRSLTPREARREKTRNRAFSAVSPHLWNNLPPEIRAAPTLSTFKTQLKTWLYVKAFPPASI; this is encoded by the coding sequence atgctatttaacatctacatgaggccgctagctggggtcatcagggggtgtggagcgtcgtgtcaccagtatgctgatgacacccagctctacatctcctttttaccaactgcaggtgatgccgtcctgtccctccagcgctgcctggggaccgtactggaatggatgcaggagaatggcctgaggctgaacccggacaagacggaagtcctgagggtgggggcccccgtggTTGGTGACTTGGtcggctctctctcgtttggagGGGCGACCCTGGCTCCggagagtggggtccgcagcttgggcatacacctggacccgacgcttaccatggaaacacaggtggcatcggtggtccgttccgcctttttccatctttggcggattgtcaggctgcggccctatctcgacacgggggcgctcaccaccttagtgcatgcgcttgtaatctcaagattagatcactgcaacgcgctctacgtggggctacctttgaggctgatacggaaacttcagatggtgcagaatgcagcagccaaactcctcactggagggagaaaataccatcacatttctcctatcctggctagactgcattggctgtccatccgtttccgtatcgacttcaaagttttaatgcttacatataaggccctatacggtttgggacctcgatatttggcggaacgccttcacccaccaagttctacccggatcacccgcacgagccaggaggtgaggctgaggagcctgacgccgagggaggcccggagggagaagacacgaaaccgggccttctcggcggtgtctcctcacctttggaacaatctccctcctgagattcgtgcagcccctaccctgagtacatttaaaactcagctaaaaacatggctctatgttaaggccttccctcctgccagcatttaa